A genomic segment from Phragmites australis chromosome 6, lpPhrAust1.1, whole genome shotgun sequence encodes:
- the LOC133921407 gene encoding histidinol-phosphate aminotransferase, chloroplastic-like → MDCSTRFRIRNPSPAASHFAGARWGPAGRVALRPVASAAPVEEPAAAAAETKRRPTGDSFIRLHLRTLAPYQPILPFEVLSARLGRRPEDIIKLDANENPYGPPPEVATALGNLKFPYVYPDPESRHLRAALAEDSGLESEHILAGCGADELIDLIMRCVLEPGDKIVDCPPTFTMYEFDASVNGALVIKVPRLTDFSLDVAGIVKVVEQENPKCIFLTSPNNPDGSVINDEDLLKILDLPILVVLDEAYIEFSSIQSRMAWVKMHDNLIVLRTFSKRAGLAGLRVGYGAFPLSIIEYLWRAKQPYNVSVAAEVSACAALQNPAYLENVKNLLLQERERLYDLLKGIPFLKPFPSHSNFILCEVTSGKDAKKIKEDLAKMGVMIRHYDKKELKGYIRISVGKPEHTDALMKGLKALQL, encoded by the exons ATGGATTGCTCCACCCGGTTCCGCATCCGAAacccctcgccggccgcctcccACTTCGCCGGCGCGAGGTGGGGCCCGGCGGGCAGGGTAGCCCTCCGTCCCGTGGCGTCGGCGGCCCCGGTGGAGgagcccgcggcggcggcggccgagacgAAGCGGCGGCCGACCGGCGACTCCTTCATCCGCCTCCACCTCAGGACCCTCGCCCCGTACCAGCCCATCTTGCCCTTCGAG GTGCTGTCTGCTCGGCTTGGACGTAGACCGGAGGACATAATCAAGTTGGATGCAAATGAGAATCCATACGGTCCACCCCCGGAG GTGGCTACAGCATTAGGTAATTTAAAGTTCCCCTATGTGTACCCTGATCCGGAAAGCAGACACCTGCGTGCTGCTCTTGCTGAAGATTCTGGACTTGAATCTGAGCACATACTTGCTGGATGTGGTGCAGATGAACTAATTGATTTAATTATGAG ATGTGTACTTGAACCAGGTGACAAAATTGTAGATTGCCCTCCAACTTTCACAATGTATGAGTTCGATGCTTCAGTCAATGGTGCACTTGTCATCAAGG TTCCAAGACTTACTGATTTTTCCCTAGACGTCGCTGGTATTGTCAAAGTGGTTGAACAGGAAAACCCAAAATGCATATTTCTGACATCTCCAAACAATCCAGACGGCAG TGTAATCAACGATGAGGATCTTTTAAAGATACTTGATCTTCCGATACTTGTAGTGCTGGATGAAGCTTATATCGAGTTTTCAAGCATTCAGTCAAGGATGGCATGGGTTAAGATGCATGATAATTTGATAGTTCTCCGGACATTTAGTAAACGAGCAG GTTTAGCTGGTCTTCGTGTGGGTTATGGAGCATTTCCTCTAAGCATTATTGAGTATTTGTGGCGGGCCAAGCAGCCTTATAATGTTTCTGTGGCAGCAGAAGTTTCAGCATGTGCTGCCTTGCAGAACCCAGCCTATTTGGAG AATGTGAAAAATTTGCTGTtacaagagagggagaggctgTATGATCTTCTCAAAGGAATACCATTCCTGAAACCATTTCCCAGTCATTCTAACTTTATTCTCTGTGAGGTGACATCAGGAAAGGatgcaaagaaaataaag GAAGACCTAGCGAAGATGGGAGTGATGATCCGCCACTATGACAAGAAGGAATTGAAGGGGTATATTCGTATTTCAGTTGGGAAACCTGAGCACACTGATGCACTAATGAAAGGCCTGAAAGCACTTCAATTGTGA
- the LOC133920403 gene encoding uncharacterized protein LOC133920403 yields MAATTTTPTMPATVTPLPGYGYQGSAAGAGASVATVPGHSSGSIGTFFAVLAAVLVLTLLSCVFGRVCAGQAEGPDERYDCTRLARRWCGWRSPRRTVKREAQPPPVGEVAPALPQPEEP; encoded by the coding sequence ATGGCGGCGACCACCACGACACCGACGATGCCGGCGACGGTCACGCCCCTGCCGGGCTACGGCTACCAGGGCTCGGCCGCGGGCGCAGGCGCAAGCGTGGCGACCGTGCCTGGGCACAGCTCGGGGTCCATCGGCACGTTCTTCGCCGTGCTCGCCGCGGTCCTTGTGCTCACCTTGCTGTCCTGCGTCTTCGGCCGGGTGTGCGCGGGTCAGGCCGAGGGGCCCGATGAGCGGTACGACTGCACGCGGCTGGCCCGCCGGTGGTGCGGGTGGCGGTCACCTCGCCGGACCGTGAAGCGGGAGGCGCAGCCGCCGCCCGTGGGGGAGGTGGCCCCTGCACTGCCACAGCCAGAGGAGCCGTGA
- the LOC133921405 gene encoding ATP synthase subunit O, mitochondrial-like, whose translation MAARHLRSGLPLLRNHLAAVAQGSRGFASQVAKPTGKQIKVPEALYGGTGNYASALFLTAAKGNVLDKVDFEIKTVVEASKKSPMFSQFIKDLSVPKETRVKAIIEIFAEAGFSDVTKNFLAVLADNGRLKYIERIAERFVDLTMAHKGEVKVVVRTVIPLPEKEEKELKETLQDILGKNKTILVEQKIDYSIMGGLVIEFGQKVFDMSIKTRAKQMESFLRQPLEF comes from the exons ATGGCGGCGCGGCACCTCAGATCCggcctccccctcctccgcaACCACCTCGCGGCCGTCGCCCAG GGTTCGAGGGGCTTCGCGTCGCAGGTGGCCAAGCCCACGGGGAAGCAGATCAAG GTTCCAGAAGCTCTGTATGGTGGCACAGGCAATTATGCTAGTGCACTGTTCCTTACAGCAGCTAAAGGAAACGTGTTGGACAAAGTTGATTTTGAGATTAAAACTGTTGTAGAGGCATCCAAGAAGAGCCCAATGTTTTCTCAATTTATAAAGGACTTGTCAGTGCCAAAAGAAACCAGGGTGAAGGCTATAATCGAAATATTTGCTGAAGCTGGTTTTTCGGATGTCACAAAGAATTTCTTGG CTGTCCTGGCGGACAATGGAAGGCTGAAATATATTGAGCGCATTGCAGAGAGATTTGTTGATTTGACCATGGCACATAAGGGGGAGGTGAAGGTTGTTGTCAGGACAGTTATT CCACTTCCTgaaaaggaggagaaagaacTCAAGGAGACCTTGCAAGATATCCTtggaaaaaataaaacaattttaGTTGAACAGAAG ATTGACTACAGCATCATGGGAGGTCTAGTGATTGAATTCGGGCAGAAGGTGTTTGATATGTCGATCAAGACTAGGGCGAAGCAAATGGAGTCGTTCTTGAGGCAACCCCTTGAATTCTAA
- the LOC133921406 gene encoding uncharacterized protein LOC133921406, translating into MSSCAAETGLVAMDCLVVCCCCPCLVLQVTVFLLVRLPKKVVVKTKRIVLRRWHRRRPAPAKAAGCPASAGLKLEELLDLDDGFGGAFGIGVGCSDGGDGWKERRFAVDDDSVWEAIVEQEGLFWFGSFWGRPEQERPASGDDRMDEDFRLPVALERVCE; encoded by the coding sequence ATGTCGTCCTGTGCGGCGGAGACCGGGCTGGTGGCCATGGACTGCCTGGTggtgtgctgctgctgcccgTGCCTGGTGCTGCAGGTCACCGTCTTCCTCCTCGTCAGGCTGCCCAAGAAGGTGGTCGTCAAGACCAAGAGGATCGTCCTGAGGAGATGGCACAGGAGAAGACCAGCGCCGGCGAAGGCAGCTGGCTGCCCGGCATCAGCAGGCTTGAAGCTGGAGGAGCTGCTGGACCTGGACGACGGTTTTGGAGGTGCGTTTGGGATCGGAGTTGGGTGCAGTGACGGCGGCGATGGTTGGAAAGAGAGACGTTTCGCGGTCGATGACGACAGCGTGTGGGAGGCGATCGTCGAGCAGGAAGGCCTCTTCTGGTTCGGGAGCTTCTGGGGCCGGCCGGAGCAGGAGCGCCCGGCGTCAGGAGATGATCGGATGGATGAAGACTTCAGGTTACCTGTGGCGTTAGAGAGAGTATGTGAGTAG
- the LOC133921404 gene encoding protein MIZU-KUSSEI 1-like, producing the protein MARAFRAASPLPLPSSRSATAVTNGGGGGGNFTWLTKKRSSKAPPQRGGQESKVEEPEGATAPAGPTEQSSSRKRADALARLRSAFLAAITHRRRRRQLGSCVTGTIFGRRRGRVHVALQTDPRSAPVLLVEMAAYSTGSLVREMSSGLVRLALECEKPPLAAGERRRALLDEPTWRTFCNGRKCGFAVRRDCGADEWKVLSAVEPVSVGAGVLPDDVGSAGAGEGDLMYMRARFERVVGSRDSEAFYMMNPDGSGGPELSIYLLRV; encoded by the exons ATGGCGAGAGCCTTCCGCGCAGCCTCCCCGCTGCCCCTCCCCAGCTCGAGGAGCGCCACCGCCGTTACGAACGGTGGCGGCGGGGGTGGAAACTTCACCTGGCTGACCAAGAAGCGCTCGAGCAAGGCGCCGCCGCAGCGCGGCGGGCAGGAGAGCAAGGTTGAGGAGCCCGAGGGGGCGACCGCCCCCGCCGGGCCCACCGAGCAGTCGTCGTCGAGGAAGCGCGCGGACGCGCTGGCGCGGCTGCGGTCGGCGTTCCTGGCGGCGATCACGCaccggcgtcggcggcggcagctGGGGTCGTGCGTGACGGGCACCATCTttgggcggcggcgcgggcgcgtgCACGTGGCGCTGCAGACGGACCCTCGCTCCGCGCCCGTGCTGCTGGTGGAGATGGCCGCCTACTCCACCGGGTCGCTCGTCAGGGAGATGTCCTCGGGCCTCGTGCGCCTCGCGCTCGAGTGCGAGAaaccgccgctcgccgccg GGGAGAGGCGGAGGGCGCTGCTGGATGAGCCGACGTGGCGCACGTTCTGCAACGGTCGCAAGTGCGGGTTCGCGGTGCGGCGGGACTGCGGCGCCGACGAGTGGAAGGTGCTCAGTGCGGTCGAGCCGGTGTCCGTCGGCGCCGGCGTTCTCCCCGACGACGTcggcagcgccggcgccggggagGGCGACCTGATGTACATGCGGGCCCGGTTCGAGCGGGTGGTGGGTTCCAGGGACTCGGAGGCGTTCTACATGATGAACCcggacggcagcggcggcccgGAGCTCAGCATCTACCTGCTACGAGTCTGA